The following proteins are co-located in the Acinetobacter shaoyimingii genome:
- a CDS encoding exodeoxyribonuclease V subunit gamma, with translation MGIHVIQSQQIDVLVQGVLLRTQKPSKHPFAVLKTEHFVVPSPAIETWLTQTLAEQQGISANSQFHQRIRGFQWYCYQQVLDDKDHVRRANIPRLMMKWRIYQSLKSFIEMPENPLDQDHPLYGIIHRIYDSAAQLEHGVEKQLKKQSMLYWVSEQVSKLFSNYMIYRGYCQKGCGDQCHCPTNWLNVWGQNQSLDLENLFQKNPDQDVSFKFAQAQELESWQRWLWQHTFHDDFVEMQGIDIEFWQVLDDPEQREQALKKLPSQAIIFTVLDLPPSQLQFLRRLGQYIDVLILHYNPSQEYWADSVDPNWKKRYDLSVKERFIAKHPQATDEQIEQFFQAFTLNFNAEVRESRHPLLTRFGKQARDHFSILSHLSSGEEGQWVDAFVDEFPAHLLGKLQSDILYLVEPEQGGYVLNEQDDSIQIHVCHSALRQLEVLKEQLIHWLSQGTAEQPRRPSDILVIAPDLKQIEPLIRSVFPQSSHQDGMFLPVKIAGVTQIDVNNAWRAVLGRIQWVNGRFSIEDFADWLNLSATQMRYGLDLNMTERMIELLIQAGFKRGLDEAHLQQSLSQDDTDYRFSFKFALDRLALGIAIPEHAIFADTLSYARVLPSDFELIARLIEIYEDFAKRRDWMLEHEQQNLDFTQADQIPSAPKKRVEQWLEILKKEIEEFQSAGVDALQTVYQIVSKQYTMLTLSYNYAKDTPEHHELQDMQLPLPYLIQEIQDTLDNQIEQALPTGQITFSQIGHIRPVPYALVVVLNLDSGKFPNRNTQLPFDLMSLLRPQLGDRSRLEDDQGAFLDALLLARENLWLFYNGFDVSDGEVRDPSSVLQELISHLAFICAPKIPQDELSVHRMVSFNGIEVPEQIQQLYHVHPLQPFDPMGFVASAQSESSASSVSDEPSFSNLVRYQDQWFEVASQIRHATGQREPWVNQELPNQEHDVQVLDAGQWIQDVTFPARLYLKTLGVENLKPEDLPADEEPLILDGLGRYQIREFLQQQEQLEDLDFNLLQDQMPVGKVQQSSLQISLAEQHSLRQRLQRYADTVTQTTQRQWRIRPDLVMNLIVPQQLTEQWVSLDASSARAKRRVKVWLEYLLWLCYLKSCHPDISDEKTAQLQRIAIFSDATLINTGVTATQAQAYVQSWLQTYAYAQTQPLVLPAALLGLLAEKGKELEWESDEFGRNTLANFKELQKEWEKSDSFLPFSLNDMEWSKQHRDWQFILQEQDTTALLKHACDQFAYALYQPFYQYQTVVEE, from the coding sequence ATGGGGATTCATGTTATTCAAAGTCAGCAAATTGACGTGTTGGTGCAAGGCGTACTTCTGCGTACGCAAAAGCCATCCAAACATCCATTTGCGGTATTGAAAACAGAGCATTTTGTGGTCCCAAGTCCTGCCATTGAAACATGGCTTACGCAAACGCTAGCAGAACAGCAAGGCATTAGCGCCAATAGTCAGTTTCATCAGCGTATTCGTGGTTTCCAGTGGTACTGCTATCAACAAGTTTTAGATGATAAAGACCATGTGCGCCGTGCCAATATTCCACGCTTGATGATGAAGTGGCGCATTTATCAGTCTTTGAAATCCTTTATTGAAATGCCAGAAAATCCACTCGATCAGGATCATCCACTGTACGGGATTATTCATCGGATTTACGACAGCGCAGCACAACTTGAACATGGCGTCGAAAAACAATTAAAAAAACAAAGTATGCTGTATTGGGTGTCTGAACAAGTCTCTAAACTATTTAGTAATTACATGATTTATCGTGGTTATTGCCAAAAAGGCTGTGGCGATCAATGCCATTGCCCGACTAACTGGTTAAATGTTTGGGGACAGAATCAGAGTTTGGATTTGGAGAATTTATTTCAAAAAAATCCAGATCAAGATGTCTCCTTTAAATTTGCCCAAGCACAAGAACTAGAAAGCTGGCAACGTTGGTTGTGGCAACACACCTTTCATGATGATTTTGTCGAAATGCAAGGCATTGATATTGAGTTTTGGCAAGTTTTAGATGATCCTGAGCAGCGAGAACAGGCGTTAAAAAAACTGCCAAGTCAAGCCATTATTTTTACGGTACTGGATTTACCGCCATCACAATTACAATTTTTACGTCGTCTGGGGCAGTACATTGATGTGCTGATTTTGCATTACAACCCATCGCAAGAATATTGGGCAGATAGTGTCGATCCCAATTGGAAAAAACGTTATGACTTAAGCGTTAAAGAGCGCTTCATTGCTAAACATCCGCAAGCGACTGATGAACAAATTGAGCAATTTTTCCAAGCATTCACGTTAAATTTTAATGCTGAAGTCCGTGAATCTCGTCATCCTTTATTGACGCGTTTTGGTAAGCAAGCGCGTGACCATTTTTCCATTTTGTCGCATTTATCTTCAGGTGAAGAAGGACAATGGGTCGATGCCTTTGTCGATGAATTTCCAGCACACCTATTAGGTAAATTACAGTCCGATATTTTATATCTGGTCGAGCCAGAACAAGGCGGCTATGTCTTAAATGAACAAGATGATTCGATTCAAATTCATGTCTGTCATTCAGCTTTAAGACAGCTCGAAGTTTTAAAAGAGCAACTCATTCATTGGTTGTCACAAGGCACAGCTGAACAGCCTAGACGGCCAAGTGATATTTTGGTGATTGCGCCAGATTTAAAACAAATTGAGCCTTTAATCCGTAGTGTTTTTCCACAAAGTAGCCATCAGGATGGTATGTTTTTACCTGTGAAAATTGCAGGGGTGACTCAAATTGATGTCAACAATGCATGGCGTGCGGTTTTAGGTCGTATTCAATGGGTCAACGGACGTTTTAGTATTGAAGATTTTGCTGACTGGCTAAATTTAAGTGCTACCCAAATGCGTTATGGTCTGGACTTGAACATGACAGAACGCATGATTGAACTGTTGATTCAAGCTGGTTTTAAACGTGGCCTAGACGAAGCCCATTTACAACAGAGTTTAAGTCAGGATGATACCGATTATCGCTTTAGTTTTAAATTTGCATTAGATCGTTTGGCTTTAGGCATCGCCATTCCTGAACATGCTATTTTTGCAGATACTTTAAGCTATGCACGTGTATTGCCGAGTGATTTCGAATTGATTGCACGCTTAATTGAGATCTATGAAGATTTTGCCAAACGCCGTGACTGGATGCTTGAGCATGAACAGCAAAATTTGGATTTCACACAAGCTGATCAAATCCCATCAGCACCTAAAAAGCGGGTTGAACAGTGGTTAGAAATCCTAAAAAAGGAAATTGAAGAGTTTCAGTCCGCAGGCGTTGATGCTTTACAGACGGTGTATCAGATCGTGTCGAAACAATACACCATGCTGACCTTGTCTTATAACTATGCCAAAGATACGCCAGAGCACCATGAATTACAGGATATGCAACTGCCTTTGCCTTATCTGATTCAGGAAATTCAGGACACACTCGACAATCAGATTGAGCAAGCGCTACCGACAGGGCAAATCACCTTTAGTCAGATTGGGCATATTCGTCCTGTGCCGTATGCATTGGTCGTGGTGCTTAATCTGGACAGCGGAAAATTTCCAAATCGCAATACGCAATTGCCCTTCGATTTAATGAGTTTGCTTAGACCGCAATTGGGGGATCGTTCTCGCCTGGAAGATGATCAAGGTGCTTTTCTCGATGCCTTGTTACTGGCACGTGAGAATTTATGGCTGTTTTATAATGGTTTTGATGTCAGTGATGGAGAGGTGCGTGATCCATCCAGTGTATTACAGGAACTCATTAGCCATTTAGCATTTATCTGTGCACCGAAAATACCTCAGGATGAATTATCTGTGCATCGTATGGTGTCATTCAACGGTATTGAAGTGCCTGAACAGATTCAGCAGTTATATCATGTACATCCATTACAACCGTTTGATCCAATGGGCTTTGTCGCATCGGCGCAATCGGAGTCATCAGCATCATCTGTGTCAGATGAACCGTCATTCTCCAATCTCGTGCGTTATCAAGACCAGTGGTTTGAAGTTGCAAGTCAAATTCGCCATGCCACAGGACAACGTGAACCTTGGGTCAATCAAGAACTGCCAAATCAAGAACATGATGTGCAAGTGCTTGATGCAGGTCAATGGATTCAGGATGTGACTTTCCCAGCACGTTTATATTTAAAAACATTGGGGGTGGAAAATTTAAAACCTGAAGATCTCCCTGCGGATGAAGAACCACTGATTTTAGATGGTTTAGGTCGTTATCAGATTCGTGAATTTTTACAACAACAGGAACAGCTTGAAGATCTGGATTTTAATCTATTACAAGATCAGATGCCTGTTGGAAAGGTTCAGCAGAGTAGTTTGCAGATCAGTCTGGCAGAACAGCATAGTTTAAGACAGCGTTTACAACGTTATGCTGATACTGTGACTCAAACCACGCAGCGTCAGTGGCGTATACGTCCAGATTTGGTCATGAACCTGATTGTGCCCCAGCAATTGACTGAGCAATGGGTGAGTTTAGATGCGTCCAGTGCGCGTGCTAAACGCCGAGTCAAAGTCTGGCTGGAATATTTGCTTTGGCTGTGTTATCTCAAATCTTGTCATCCTGATATTAGCGATGAAAAAACCGCACAGTTGCAACGCATTGCCATCTTTAGTGATGCCACGCTTATCAATACTGGGGTAACGGCGACTCAAGCCCAGGCTTATGTTCAGTCCTGGTTACAGACCTATGCCTATGCCCAAACGCAGCCTTTGGTGTTGCCCGCGGCCTTGCTCGGTCTATTGGCAGAAAAAGGTAAAGAACTTGAATGGGAAAGTGATGAGTTTGGACGAAACACACTGGCGAATTTTAAAGAGCTGCAAAAAGAATGGGAAAAAAGCGATTCATTTTTACCCTTTTCATTAAATGATATGGAATGGAGTAAGCAGCATCGAGATTGGCAATTTATTTTGCAAGAACAAGATACTACCGCACTACTTAAACATGCATGCGATCAATTTGCCTATGCGCTGTATCAACCGTTTTATCAATACCAAACAGTGGTTGAGGAATAA